One Amaranthus tricolor cultivar Red isolate AtriRed21 chromosome 1, ASM2621246v1, whole genome shotgun sequence DNA window includes the following coding sequences:
- the LOC130799364 gene encoding uncharacterized protein LOC130799364 isoform X2 produces MDESSASGGGRGKNKRFWTAQEDKALVEALSELAVDPHWRCENGFRSGYMVRLEELIGKALPGCGLKALPHIDSRLKTLVAKFRAISQMLNTSGFVWDDEKKMISVDRAVYDEYCKNHPNCKNLFGVSFPHFHELMNVYGKDYATGKPAEDYVEAIQNLQNVAPPQVTLDSSDDEGIDASGNATQTVTSPPAKKMKTEKTSNKRSKRGNAGEGSSNELASLQAFMKDMNVHLSTMANVMARTDDREQKVVEQTEKVLEELLSFNLEGVTPNQVFEVANILTSQPNKLLIFSKCPDALKSDYVKSLLGGNSNA; encoded by the exons ATGGATGAAAGTAGTGCTAGTGGAGGTGGAAGGGGAAAAAACAAACGATTTTGGACTGCCCAAGAAGATAAGGCTCTTGTGGAAGCCTTGTCAGAGTTAGCTGTTGATCCTCACTGGAGGTGTGAAAATGGATTTAGAAGCGGCTACATGGTTCGCTTAGAGGAGCTCATAGGTAAGGCTCTTCCTGGTTGTGGTTTGAAGGCTCTGCCACACATTGATTCTCGACTTAAGACACTTGTAGCCAAGTTTAGGgctatttctcaaatgttaaataCAAGTGGATTCGTCtgggatgatgaaaaaaaaatgatttctgTAGATCGGGCTGTTTATGACGAGTATTGCAAG AATCATCCGAATTGCAAAAACCTGTTTGGAGTTTCATTTCCGCACTTTCATGAACTAATGAATGTTTACGGCAAGGATTACGCTACCGGAAAACCAGCTGAAGATTATGTTGAAGCAATACAGAATTTGCAAAACGTTGCCCCTCCACAAGTTACacttgattcaagtgatgatgagggAATTGATGCTAGTGGTAATGCCACTCAAACTGTTACTTCTCCTCCtgctaaaaaaatgaaaactgaAAAAACTTCTAATAAAAGAAGTAAGAGAGGAAATGCTGGTGAAGGTAGTTCTAATGAGTTGGCTAGCTTACAAGCATTCATGAAAGACATGAATGTTCATCTTTCAACTATGGCAAATGTGATGGCCCGCACTGATGATCGTGAGCAAAAAGTAGTTGAACAGACTGAGAAAGTGTTAGAGGAACTACTATCTTTTAATTTAGAAGGTGTAACTCCTAACCAAGTTTTTGAAGTGGCTAACATTCTAACCTCACAACCAAACAAGCTCCTCATATTTTCAAAGTGTCCCGACGCTTTGAAAAGTGATTATGTTAAGAGTCTTCTTGGAGGAAATAGTAATGCTTAG
- the LOC130799392 gene encoding LEAF RUST 10 DISEASE-RESISTANCE LOCUS RECEPTOR-LIKE PROTEIN KINASE-like 1.2 has translation MNYALLVYMNFSSQDFNHSLRNMVSCLFALHFPFITFFMFLSISLSNGEDANYTACSRTYSCGKLQNIGYPFWGDNRPKYCGIPELMLNCYAGEGPPHTIMNVIRNYNKYVSYSALTVLWINTHSYTMSFSLQNRLNTCYVQSSKGVALLQTLKPDTNTRNITLFYSCNRSLIDISFSRNQHFYAFNCSNIDYTNGSAYYFVQQSDISKMAKLALCGNNVTFLVNKRGLDELKRTNYSSLSVLTEWPVTMNYTTHFSACSECKKSGGRCGSSGDLVSYSSTFLCYCRDGQQPSVCQNNRNKMSVLLILVPGTGVLVGVVAIIVFWQHKKRKVGHPNLMTENDSFDCSPSEVEEGSIYLDVPLFSYSELIEATDNFDQSKVLGTGGHGIVYYGRLTDGREVAVKRLCEKNCERVQQFMNEVQILTRMKHPNLVTLYGCSSRHCRELLLVYEYVKNGTVADHLSGKNAKSGSLPWPVRLRIAIETAAALSYLHASGIIHRDVKTNNLLLDCNFSVKVADFGLSRLFPDLVTHVSTAPQGTPGYVDPEYSQCYQLTDKSDVYSFGVVLIELISSMPAVDINRHRHEINLSSYAMKRIQRCAFDELVEPQLGFASDFKVRRMTILVAELAFRCLQHDKDFRPSMDEVLEALKRIESIDYEELEAEEMANSETLRAEETYQNAQTEDCEVLQTKETAKYAVVEGVETLFSDSTYTRTSAEDDHALLLRNFRQYSSSPSLMENWVSGSSTSSICK, from the exons atgaatTATGCACTCCTAGTCTACATGAACTTTAGCTCGCAAGATTTTAATCATTCATTAAGAAATATGGTATCCTGCTTGTTTGCTTTGCACTTTCCCTTCATAACCTTCTTCATGTTCTTATCTATTTCCCTCTCAAACGGCGAGGATGCGAACTACACAGCATGTTCTAGAACATACTCGTGTGGTAAACTCCAAAACATAGGGTACCCCTTTTGGGGGGACAACAGGCCTAAGTACTGTGGAATCCCAGAGCTAATGCTCAATTGTTATGCAGGTGAAGGTCCCCCTCATACTATTATGAATGTTATtcggaattataataaatatgttTCATACTCTGCATTAACTGTGCTTTGGATTAATACACATTCCTACACCATGAGTTTTTCGTTACAAAACCGGTTGAACACATGTTATGTGCAGAGTTCTAAAGGCGTAGCCTTGCTTCAGACTCTGAAGCCAGACACCAATACCCGGAATATTACCTTATTCTATAGTTGCAATCGCAGTCTAATTGATATAAGTTTTTCCAGGAATCAGCACTTCTATGCTTTTAACTGCTCCAACATTGATTATACCAATGGTTCTGCTTATTACTTTGTTCAACAATCAGATATCAGCAAGATGGCTAAGTTGGCCTTGTGTGGGAACAATGTTACTTTTCTGGTAAATAAGAGAGGGTTGGATGAACTGAAACGCACAAATTACTCAAGTTTGAGTGTCTTGACAGAATGGCCCGTTACAATGAACTACACGACACACTTCTCAGCCTGTTCTGAGTGTAAGAAGTCTGGTGGCAGATGCGGGTCATCTGGAGATCTTGTTTCATATTCTTCTACGTTTCTATGTTATTGCCGTGATGGACAGCAACCATCTGTATGTCAAAATAACA GGAATAAAATGTCAGTATTGTTAATTCTGGTACCAG GCACTGGAGTTCTAGTTGGAGTTGTAGCTATCATAGTCTTCTGGCAACATAAGAAGAGAAAAGTTGGTCATCCAAATTTAATGACTGAGAATGATTCTTTCGACTGTAGTCCATCAGAAGTTGAAGAGGGAAGCATTTACCTTGACGTACCACTCTTCTCCTACAGTGAACTCATTGAAGCCACCGACAATTTTGATCAATCAAAAGTACTTGGCACTGGTGGCCACGGGATAGTATATTATG GCAGACTAACAGATGGAAGGGAAGTAGCTGTAAAACGTCTGTGTGAGAAGAACTGTGAAAGGGTTCAACAGTTCATGAACGAAGTTCAGATACTTACTCGTATGAAACACCCAAACCTTGTGACTCTTTACGGCTGCTCTTCCCGGCACTGCAGGGAACTACTCCTTGTGTACGAGTATGTGAAAAACGGCACAGTAGCCGATCACTTGTCTGGTAAAAATGCAAAATCAGGATCTCTTCCATGGCCAGTTCGCCTGAGGATTGCAATTGAAACTGCTGCTGCACTTTCTTACCTTCACGCTTCTGGCATCATACACCGTGATGTCAAAACTAATAACCTTCTCCTTGACTGCAACTTCAGTGTAAAAGTGGCTGATTTTGGGCTTTCGAGACTCTTCCCCGACCTTGTAACTCATGTTTCAACGGCTCCACAGGGAACTCCTGGTTACGTAGACCCAGAGTATAGCCAGTGTTATCAGCTGACAGACAAGAGTGATGTTTACAGTTTTGGTGTTGTTCTCATTGAGCTCATTTCTTCTATGCCAGCAGTTGACATCAACAGGCATAGGCATGAGATCAACTTATCTAGCTATGCAATGAAACGGATCCAACGGTGTGCATTTGATGAGTTGGTGGAACCCCAACTTGGGTTCGCATCAGATTTCAAGGTTAGGAGGATGACTATATTGGTGGCAGAGCTTGCATTCAGGTGTCTACAACATGACAAGGACTTCAGGCCCTCAATGGACGAGGTTTTGGAGGCTCTTAAGAGGATTGAATCCATTGATTATGAAGAATTAGAGGCCGAAGAGATGGCCAATTCTGAAACACTGCGAGCTGAAGAGACGTATCAAAATGCTCAGACGGAGGATTGTGAAGTATTGCAGACAAAAGAGACAGCTAAATATGCCGTGGTAGAGGGGGTGGAAACGCTTTTTAGTGATTCTACTTACACACGAACTTCTGCGGAGGATGATCATGCACTTCTGTTGCGTAATTTTCGACAATATTCATCTTCCCCAAGTTTAATGGAAAATTGGGTTAGTGGATCCAGTACATCTAGCATATGCAAATAA
- the LOC130799380 gene encoding LEAF RUST 10 DISEASE-RESISTANCE LOCUS RECEPTOR-LIKE PROTEIN KINASE-like 1.2, translating to MPSYSISLHFPFITFIILLSLSISNGEINANYSTCLIPYSCGKIKNIRYPFWGDDRPKFCGISELKLSCQQDHTTSMNVLRNGSFDFTVLDINTSDHSLVISKEKLFKYCFVKNTTESFLHSLKTDTSMETIHIYYNCVHCSAINNFNNSFICTSEYDQVDYTAYYFGNPPNLSKFGKSCVCNGSVDILMDKRGLGEFNRPNNSLDNVLRHWPNATLKYFANFTACFECENSGGRCGSSGDMDSEQFLCHCRDGSQSWKCLPSKREKKKVIVGLGIGGLVLVVVAITVFWLCKKLKPGDSQLVTRNVSDSGALDRDEKGSMYFAVPLFSYTELKEATQNFDRSKELGEGGFGIVYYGKLKDGREVAVKCLYEKNYKRVEQFINEVKILTTLRHQNLVSIYGSTSHNCRELLLVYEYVKNGTLADRLYGKNSKSGSLPWHIRLRIATETANALSYLHASDIIHRDVKTNNILLDSKFTVKVADFGLSRLFPNNATHISTAPQGTPGYLDPEYYECYHLTDKSDVYSFGVVLLELISSMPAVDMNRHTHEINLSHYGMHRIQKSAYDELVDPNLGFASDFRVRRMITLVAELAFWCLQPYKDFRPSMDEVLETLKKIESTDYEALQAEEMAQDQQMKDCDTLLTDAKAKNGAVEVAKMRSRMALSLPMENDYSKPVSNHWKYESSPISVMENWVSGSTIGSTSK from the exons ATGCCTTCCTATTCCATTTCCCTACACTTCCCTTTTATAACCTTCATCATCCTCTTATCTCTTTCGATTTCGAATGGCGAGATTAATGCAAACTACTCAACATGCTTGATTCCATACTCATGTGGGAAGATCAAAAACATAAGGTACCCCTTTTGGGGGGATGACAGACCCAAATTCTGTGGGATCTCAGAGCTAAAACTTAGTTGTCAGCAGGATCATACTACTTCTATGAATGTATTACGCAATGGAAGTTTCGATTTCACTGTTCTCGATATCAATACATCTGATCATTCCTTGGTTATTTCAAAAGAAAAACTGTTTAagtattgttttgtgaaaaatactACTGAATCTTTTCTGCACAGTCTGAAAACAGATACTAGTATGGAgactatacatatatactataattGTGTTCATTGTAGCGCCATAAATAACTTCAATAATAGTTTTATCTGCACGAGTGAATACGATCAAGTCGATTATACTGCTTATTATTTTGGTAATCCACCGAATCTGAGCAAGTTCGGGAAGTCGTGTGTGTGTAATGGCAGTGTTGATATACTGATGGATAAGCGAGGGTTAGGCGAGTTTAATAGGCCGAATAATTCACTTGACAATGTGTTAAGACATTGGCCTAATGCTACGTTGAAGTATTTCGCGAACTTTACAGCATGTTTCGAGTGTGAGAACTCTGGTGGGCGCTGCGGATCATCAGGAGATATGGATTCAGAACAGTTTTTGTGTCATTGCCGGGATGGATCTCAGTCATGGAAGTGTCTGCCTTCTAAAAGGG aaaagaaaaaagtaatCGTGGGACTAG GCATAGGAGGATTAGTTCTTGTGGTTGTAGCTATCACGGTCTTCTGGCTGTGTAAGAAGCTAAAACCTGGTGACTCACAGCTAGTAACGCGAAATGTTTCTGACAGTGGTGCTTTAGACCGTGATGAAAAGGGAAGCATGTACTTTGCAGTGCCGCTCTTCTCCTACACTGAACTCAAAGAGGCGACTCAAAATTTTGATCGATCAAAAGAACTTGGCGAAGGTGGCTTTGGAATAGTTTATTATG GAAAACTAAAAGACGGAAGGGAAGTAGCAGTAAAATGTCTGTATGAGAAGAATTACAAAAGGGTGGAACAATTTATTAATGAAGTTAAAATTTTGACCACTTTGAGACACCAAAACCTTGTATCCATTTACGGCAGCACCTCCCATAACTGCAGGGAACTCCTCCTTGTGTACGAGTATGTGAAAAACGGCACATTGGCCGATCGTCTTTACGGTAAAAACTCGAAATCAGGCTCACTTCCATGGCATATTCGTCTAAGAATCGCAACCGAAACCGCCAATGCGCTCTCGTACCTTCATGCTTCTGACATCATACACCGTGATGTAAAAACTAACAACATTCTCCTCGACAGCAAATTCACAGTAAAAGTCGCTGATTTTGGGCTATCGAGACTTTTTCCTAACAATGCAACTCATATATCGACAGCGCCACAAGGGACTCCCGGATATTTAGATCCCGAATATTACGAGTGCTATCATCTTACCGACAAAAGTGATGTCTACAGTTTTGGGGTAGTACTTCTCGAGCTAATTTCTTCTATGCCTGCAGTAGACATGAATAGACATACACACGAGATCAATTTGTCGCACTATGGAATGCACCGGATCCAAAAGAGTGCATACGATGAGTTGGTGGATCCGAATCTTGGATTCGCGTCAGATTTTAGGGTTAGGAGGATGATTACCTTAGTGGCCGAGCTTGCGTTCTGGTGTCTGCAACCGTACAAGGACTTTAGACCGTCTATGGATGAGGTTTTGGAGACGCTCAAGAAGATCGAAAGCACTGATTATGAAGCATTACAGGCAGAAGAGATGGCGCAAGATCAGCAGATGAAGGATTGTGACACGCTGCTAACAGACGCGAAGGCTAAAAATGGTGCGGTAGAAGTGGCCAAAATGCGTAGTCGTATGGCACTTTCGCTTCCTATGGAGAATGATTATTCCAAACCGGTGAGTAATCACTGGAAATATGAATCTTCTCCGATTTCTGTGATGGAGAATTGGGTTAGCGGATCTACTATAGGTAGCACAAGTAAATAA